The nucleotide window ATGAAGGGTCCAGACCATTTGGACTTCAGCTTACCAGGAAAtaatttcaatcttgaattaaaaagTAGTACCTCTTGTCCCAGtttgaattctctcttcaacaaTTTCTTATCATGATATGTCTTGACTTTCTCTTTGCAAAGTCGTGAGTATTCGTAAGCTGTTAATCGCATTTCTTCTAGCTCCAACAATTGGATCTTTCTGTGCTCCATGGATGCCTTCTCATCAATGTTTAGAAATTTCAAAGCCCAATATGCCTTGTGTTCCATCTCAACTAGTAAATGACATGATTTTCCATACACCAGTTGAAAAGGAGACAAACCAATTAGAGTTTTATATGCAGTTCTATAAGCCCACAATGCATCTTCCAATTTGGCTGACCAATCTTTTTTGGTTGATGCCACTGTTTATTctagtattttctttaattctctGTTGGATACTTCAACTTGCCCATTAGTTTGCGGATGGTAGGGGGACGCCACTCTATGATTCACATGATATTGACCTAATACCTTTTGAAGCTGAGTATTACAAAAGTGTGAACCACCATCACTGATCGAGATTCGAGGTGCCCCAAATCGAGAAAAAAATGTTCTTCTTAATAAATTTCACCACAGTCTTAGCATCATTCCTTGCAGTGGCCatagcttccacccatttagacATGTAATCAACAGCTATCAGAATATATTCATTCCCTGCGAATGAAGGAAATGGACCCATGAAATCAATACCCCAACGATCGAAAACTTCTACTTCCAAAATGTTTTGCAAAGGCATCTCATTTCTTCGTGAAATTCCCCCCATTCTCTGACATTGGTCACACTTTAAGACATGATGATGGTCGTCTTTAAAGAGTGTTGGCCAAAAAAATCCTGACTGTAAGACCTTGGTTGTTGTTTTGTCTCCGCCATAATGCCCGCCACATGGTGAGTTGTGACAATGCCACAATATGCCCTTGGCCTCCTCACTTGTTACACATCTCCGAAGGAGATTATCTGCACCTACTTTGAACAAGTGTggatcatcccaaatataatgtcgAGCATCATAGAAGAATCTCTTTTTCTGTTGCCAATTGAGATCTTTAGGTATGACACCTGCTGTCTTAAAATTAGTCATGTCAGCAAACTAGGGTCTCCCTAA belongs to Glycine soja cultivar W05 chromosome 5, ASM419377v2, whole genome shotgun sequence and includes:
- the LOC114411144 gene encoding uncharacterized protein LOC114411144 produces the protein MEHKAYWALKFLNIDEKASMEHRKIQLLELEEMRLTAYEYSRLCKEKVKTYHDKKLLKREFKLGQEVLLFNSRLKLFPGKLKSKWSGPFMIKKVRSYGAIELYDPQSQTPDRTWVINGQRLKLYHGEEFTRTHSTVHLIAH